One Ricinus communis isolate WT05 ecotype wild-type chromosome 7, ASM1957865v1, whole genome shotgun sequence genomic region harbors:
- the LOC8260688 gene encoding arogenate dehydratase/prephenate dehydratase 1, chloroplastic isoform X2, with the protein MDKGNITGPLSVADISADCDDDVKVRISFKGLPGSYSEDAALKAYPKSETVPCDEFEDAFKAVELWLADKAILPIECSSNGSIHPNYDLLLRHRLHITGEVQLNVNMCLLAMPGVRTEQLKRVLSHPQVLNFSDIFLSKLSVARENVDDTAVAAQYVASNKLRDAGAVASARASELYGLNILAEKIQDDSDNVTRFLVLARDPIIPRTDKPYKTSIVFTLEEGPGVLFKALAVFALRDINLTKIESRPQRKQPLRVVDDSNMGSAKYFDYLFYVDFEASMAELRAQNALGHLQEFATFLRVLGCYPMDTTAL; encoded by the exons GACCATTATCAGTTGCTGATATTTCTGCTGATTGTGATGATGATGTAAAGGTGCGGATATCATTTAAG GGGTTACCAGGTTCATACAGTGAGGATGCTGCACTCAAAGCCTACCCTAAATCTGAAACTGTACCCTGTGATGAATTTGAGGATGCATTTAAG GCTGTGGAATTATGGCTAGCAGATAAAGCAATTCTTCCAATTGAATGTTCTTCAAATGGAAGCATTCATCCCAACTATGATTTACTCCTTCGCCATAGGCTTCACATTACTGGTGAGGTACAACTGAATGTTAACATGTGCCTTCTAGCTATGCCGGGTGTCAGAACTGAGCAGTTGAAACGTGTTCTAAGCCATCCACAG GTACTCAATTTTAGTGACATTTTCCTGAGTAAGCTAAGTGTTGCTAGAGAAAATGTTGATGATACAGCTGTTGCTGCTCAG TATGTAGCCTCGAATAAGCTGAGGGATGCTGGAGCTGTGGCAAGTGCTCGAGCTTCTGAATTATATGGGCTTAACATACTGGCAGAAAAAATCCAG GATGACTCTGATAATGTAACACGTTTTCTGGTTCTTGCAAGGGATCCGATAATTCCAAGAACTGATAAGCCCTATAAG ACAAGCATTGTATTTACTTTGGAAGAAGGCCCAGGAGTCTTGTTTAAGGCCTTGGCGGTGTTTGCATTGAGGGACATAAATTTGACAAAG ATAGAAAGTCGGCCGCAGAGAAAGCAGCCACTAAGAGTAGTTGATGACTCCAATATGGGAAGTGCCAA GTACTTTGACTACCTTTTCTATGTTGATTTTGAAGCTTCTATGGCAGAGCTGCGTGCCCAAAATGCTTTAGGACATCTGCAG
- the LOC8260688 gene encoding arogenate dehydratase/prephenate dehydratase 1, chloroplastic isoform X3 has product MECFSGPLSVADISADCDDDVKVRISFKGLPGSYSEDAALKAYPKSETVPCDEFEDAFKAVELWLADKAILPIECSSNGSIHPNYDLLLRHRLHITGEVQLNVNMCLLAMPGVRTEQLKRVLSHPQVLNFSDIFLSKLSVARENVDDTAVAAQYVASNKLRDAGAVASARASELYGLNILAEKIQDDSDNVTRFLVLARDPIIPRTDKPYKTSIVFTLEEGPGVLFKALAVFALRDINLTKIESRPQRKQPLRVVDDSNMGSAKYFDYLFYVDFEASMAELRAQNALGHLQEFATFLRVLGCYPMDTTAL; this is encoded by the exons GACCATTATCAGTTGCTGATATTTCTGCTGATTGTGATGATGATGTAAAGGTGCGGATATCATTTAAG GGGTTACCAGGTTCATACAGTGAGGATGCTGCACTCAAAGCCTACCCTAAATCTGAAACTGTACCCTGTGATGAATTTGAGGATGCATTTAAG GCTGTGGAATTATGGCTAGCAGATAAAGCAATTCTTCCAATTGAATGTTCTTCAAATGGAAGCATTCATCCCAACTATGATTTACTCCTTCGCCATAGGCTTCACATTACTGGTGAGGTACAACTGAATGTTAACATGTGCCTTCTAGCTATGCCGGGTGTCAGAACTGAGCAGTTGAAACGTGTTCTAAGCCATCCACAG GTACTCAATTTTAGTGACATTTTCCTGAGTAAGCTAAGTGTTGCTAGAGAAAATGTTGATGATACAGCTGTTGCTGCTCAG TATGTAGCCTCGAATAAGCTGAGGGATGCTGGAGCTGTGGCAAGTGCTCGAGCTTCTGAATTATATGGGCTTAACATACTGGCAGAAAAAATCCAG GATGACTCTGATAATGTAACACGTTTTCTGGTTCTTGCAAGGGATCCGATAATTCCAAGAACTGATAAGCCCTATAAG ACAAGCATTGTATTTACTTTGGAAGAAGGCCCAGGAGTCTTGTTTAAGGCCTTGGCGGTGTTTGCATTGAGGGACATAAATTTGACAAAG ATAGAAAGTCGGCCGCAGAGAAAGCAGCCACTAAGAGTAGTTGATGACTCCAATATGGGAAGTGCCAA GTACTTTGACTACCTTTTCTATGTTGATTTTGAAGCTTCTATGGCAGAGCTGCGTGCCCAAAATGCTTTAGGACATCTGCAG